The proteins below come from a single Chrysoperla carnea chromosome 1, inChrCarn1.1, whole genome shotgun sequence genomic window:
- the LOC123291108 gene encoding uncharacterized protein LOC123291108, which produces MKFILLTLFITITIVNIVNCHEEAVLNSEPLNIQDTKLDKSLRPSDDSNSVLLTRLSRTFHKKYKGGGGGGYCNTCGGYHVQPVVVPIYKPVPVIVKQPVIIQKQPVYYQQPQQHYQQPICDPCQQRGGGGYGGGSGSYSFSQSSSSSSSGSFGKKK; this is translated from the exons atgaaatttattctattaacattatttataacaattacaatagttaatattgttaattgtcATGAAGAAGCTGTTCTAAATAGTGAACCATTAAATATTCAAGACACGAAACTAGATAAAAGTCTTCGGCCAAGTGATG ATTCTAACAGTGTGCTATTAACTCGTTTGAGCCGCAcattccataaaaaatataaaggtggtggtggtggtggctATTGTAATACTTGCGGCGGTTACCACGTTCAACCAGTGGTAGTTCCAATTTACAAACCAGTACCAGTTATAGTTAAACAACCAGTCATCATTCAAAAGCAGCCAGTTTACTATCAACAACCACAACAACATTATCAACAACCGATTTGCGACCCATGTCAGCAACGTGGGGGTGGCGGCTATGGAGGCGGCTCGGGATCTTATTCATTTTCACAATCATCATCTTCATCATCATCAGGTAGTTTcggaaaaaagaaataa
- the LOC123291106 gene encoding interleukin enhancer-binding factor 3-A-like encodes MHLKLLLVSLFIVFSNYCLTSAAPTPDETNLEKKNVEATKLNPVAEEAKSDTDGKTRESRHLKHKLFGLGLGGFGIQIGGGLGGGYGGGYGGGYQQSSGYQQSGYQGGYSGGGGSTCDVCGQRQPVYEQHVHQQPVYHQQEIYQTEVKQPIVHQEVVRKEIIQPVYKQKVIQPVVREEVYEKAPIYKDTIYEHVQQKPVVQQPVQGEYCDPCAQKQQLQHGGNLGGGGGSAAHSQANSQSSAGSASLGGSFSFAQSQASSQSGSGSYGKKK; translated from the exons atgcatttaaaattattattggttagtttatttattgtgtttagTAACTATTGTTTAACAAGTGCAGCACCCACGCCCGATGAAACaaatttagaaaagaaaaatgtggAAGCTACAAAATTAAATCCAGTTGCGGAAGAAGCTAAATCAGATACAG ATGGAAAAACACGTGAATCTAGGCACTTAAAGCATAAATTATTCGGATTAGGTTTAGGTGGTTTCGGAATTCAAATTGGTGGTGGATTAGGAGGTGGCTATGGAGGTGGTTATGGAGGTGGGTACCAACAAAGTAGTGGCTACCAACAAAGTGGTTATCAAGGTGGTTATAGCGGCGGCGGTGGTAGTACATGCGATGTTTGTGGACAGCGGCAGCCTGTTTACGAACAACATGTTCATCAACAACCTGTTTACCACCAACAAGAAATATATCAAACAGAAGTGAAACAACCCATTGTACATCAAGAAGTTGTACGAAAAGAAATTATCCAACCTGTGTACAAACAAAAAGTCATTCAACCTGTCGTACGTGAAGAAGTCTATGAAAAGGCACCAATTTACAAGGATACCATTTATGAGCATGTACAACAGAAACCTGTTGTACAACAACCCGTTCAAGGCGAATATTGTGATCCATGTGCCCAAAAACAACAATTACAACATGGAGGGAACTTGGGTGGTGGTGGTGGATCTGCTGCTCATTCTCAAGCAAATAGTCAATCGTCAGCTGGCAGTGCCAGTTTGGGGGGTTCATTTTCTTTCGCGCAAAGTCAAGCTAGTTCACAATCTGGCAGCGGCAGCTACGGCaagaaaaagtaa
- the LOC123291104 gene encoding myb-like protein AA — protein MNLIVALGCLFFIVTHNVNTQEISEDISTTVVSSDSDFPSSPPTIINTPREPTTNNNQRSFESLLAQKILEHASKNDWTGKVHLRVARPTSTPDENNTSKPKATPVIDQQFVDQFTKIFNRQYRKQIGSNNQQKVRPYSKTIENQLYEEQIRTNNVKPTATGYNYPLFNQQQSQKTQKYYYPTVNEQQLLKTRENYYYQPSNLSKTQQLYYYYPIVDQVSTPKQFYYNYPTEKQTLASQQLYYYIYPTVDQVNRPPRQLYNNYATINQAPKPQQLYNYYPEQTTLQQLYYYPQQQSAQQVYYYPQQQYPQQMYYYYPQTTQQQLYYYPQTNSQQLYSQLNQQSNVPNYPASNQMYMYNMPETHQLNNDQMTMSYPVQNMNKDQLVYYFPTKNIDFGNSDTNKLYDESTMMEKTKNFEDQQILQQLDQQTYINMQKLNQQQPQTPASNQLYYYYLI, from the exons atgaatttaattgttgcgcttggttgtttattttttattgttacgcACAATGTGAATACTCAAGAAATATCTGAAGATATTTCTACAACAGTTGTATCATCAGATAGCGATTTCCCAAGTTCTCCGCCAACCATAATTAATACTCCAAGGGAACCAACAACTAACAATAATCAga GGTCATTCGAATCACTGTTAGCTCAAAAAATCTTAGAGCATGCTAGCAAAAATGATTGGACTGGAAAAGTTCACCTTCGTGTTGCTAGACCTACATCCACACCGGACGAAAATAATACCTCAAAACCCAAAGCCACACCTGTAATTGATCAACAATTTGTCGATCAATTTACAAAGATATTCAACCGGCAATATCGAAAACAGATTGGATCCAACAATCAACAAAAAGTGCGTCCATATTCAAAAACAATAGAAAATCAACTATACGAAGAACAAATAAGAACCAATAACGTCAAACCGACCGCTACAGGTTATAATTATCCATTATTTAACCAACAACAATcacaaaaaactcaaaaatactattatccaacagtaaatgagcaacaattattaaaaactcgagaaaactattattatcaaccaagtaatttatcaaaaactcaACAATTGTACTATTACTACCCAATAGTTGACCAAGTCTCCAcaccaaaacaattttattataattatccaACAGAGAAACAAACACTTGCATCCCAACAGttgtattattacatttatccAACCGTTGATCAAGTTAATAGACCACCCAGACAATTGTATAACAATTATGCAACAATTAACCAAGCACCTAAACCTCAACAATTGTATAACTACTATCCAGAGCAAACAACTTTacaacaattatattattatccacAACAACAATCTGCACAGCAAGTATATTACTATCCACAACAGCAATATCCACAGCAAATGTATTATTACTACCCACAAACAACTCAGCAACAACTGTATTACTATCCACAAACTAATTCGCAACAATTATACTCACAATTGAATCAACAATCAAACGTTCCAAATTATCCTGCTTCAAACcagatgtatatgtataatatgccAGAAACAcatcaattaaataatgatcAAATGACAATGAGTTATCCAGTCCAAAATATGAACAAGGAtcaattagtttattatttccCAACAAAGAATATCGATTTTGGTAACTCAGATACGAACAAGTTATACGATGAATCGACAATgatggaaaaaacaaaaaattttgaagatcaacAAATACTACAACAATTAGATCAGCAAACATACATTAATATGCAAAAACTTAATCAACAACAACCACAAACTCCAGCATctaatcaattatattattattatctaatttaa